A genomic stretch from Candidatus Methylomirabilota bacterium includes:
- a CDS encoding CoA-binding protein, with product MSDWRENLKAAPDDIARIVRECQRIAVLGMKTEAQRDQPAFYVPEYMATVGYDIVPVPVYYPEVTEIMGRPVYRTVASVAPPADMVNVFRRPHHIPPHIDDILTARPRVVWLQLGIRNDQAAETWARAGIQVVQDRCLLVEHRRLRRP from the coding sequence ATGAGCGACTGGCGCGAGAACCTCAAGGCGGCGCCCGACGACATCGCGCGAATCGTGCGTGAGTGTCAGCGCATCGCGGTGCTGGGGATGAAAACCGAAGCGCAGCGCGATCAGCCCGCGTTCTACGTGCCCGAGTACATGGCGACGGTCGGCTACGACATTGTCCCGGTGCCGGTCTACTATCCCGAGGTCACCGAGATCATGGGACGGCCGGTGTACCGTACCGTCGCGAGCGTGGCCCCGCCGGCGGACATGGTGAACGTCTTCCGCCGCCCGCACCACATCCCACCCCACATCGACGACATCCTGACCGCACGGCCGCGCGTGGTGTGGCTACAGCTGGGGATCCGCAACGATCAGGCGGCCGAGACATGGGCGCGGGCCGGCATCCAGGTGGTGCAGGACCGCTGCCTGCTGGTGGAGCACCGCCGGCTGCGTCGTCCGTGA
- a CDS encoding universal stress protein, which yields MNEVRDEVTRPTRRILHTTDFSAASEIAFVHALKLAVAAQAEIDVLHATAERTTETWTEFPGIRDTLRRWAGDGPPVDATVAPRAHGIRVGKIMAIDGDPVHAAVGFVQEHPTELVVLATEQRRGMARWTHRSTAEPIARESGAMTLFIPGQARGFVSSETGEVGLERILVPVDHAPSPRAAVDAVEVLVRGLGASRVTARLLHVGEATSVPDVPLPRDAACGWGVTTRSGSAVDEIVGAADAWNADLIVMATAGHADVLDALRGSTTERVLRLARCPVLAVPAGSRAMRRLFSIVS from the coding sequence ATGAACGAAGTCCGTGACGAGGTGACCAGACCAACCCGGCGAATCCTCCACACCACCGATTTCTCGGCGGCCAGCGAGATCGCGTTCGTCCACGCGCTGAAGCTCGCGGTCGCGGCCCAGGCCGAGATCGACGTGCTCCACGCCACCGCCGAGCGGACGACGGAGACCTGGACCGAGTTCCCGGGGATCCGGGACACGCTCCGGCGCTGGGCCGGCGACGGGCCGCCGGTCGACGCGACGGTCGCGCCGCGCGCGCATGGCATCCGGGTCGGCAAGATCATGGCGATCGACGGCGATCCCGTCCACGCCGCCGTCGGGTTCGTGCAGGAGCATCCGACCGAGCTGGTGGTGCTGGCCACCGAGCAGCGGCGCGGAATGGCGCGGTGGACTCATCGATCGACGGCCGAGCCGATCGCGCGCGAATCGGGAGCGATGACGCTCTTCATCCCTGGGCAGGCCAGGGGGTTCGTCTCGTCGGAGACGGGGGAAGTCGGACTCGAGCGGATCCTGGTGCCGGTGGACCATGCCCCGTCGCCGCGCGCCGCCGTCGACGCGGTCGAGGTGCTGGTCCGAGGCCTGGGAGCCTCTCGCGTGACCGCGCGACTGCTGCACGTCGGTGAGGCGACCTCCGTGCCCGACGTTCCGCTGCCGCGTGACGCCGCGTGCGGGTGGGGCGTGACGACGCGCTCCGGCAGTGCGGTCGACGAGATCGTCGGGGCGGCGGACGCGTGGAACGCGGACCTGATCGTCATGGCCACCGCCGGACATGCGGACGTGCTCGACGCGCTCCGGGGCAGCACGACCGAGCGCGTGCTCCGGCTGGCGCGCTGCCCGGTCCTCGCGGTGCCGGCCGGCTCACGCGCGATGCGCCGATTGTTCTCGATCGTCTCCTGA
- a CDS encoding DUF3488 and transglutaminase-like domain-containing protein → MPALLALRLLTYLMVGTGVAALYGAGLIGPVGAALVVVAILVGWGHEQARERGAVRPLLGWSLVATAAVAVTVDLFYLAYSLLDGMVHLLLFLILLRLFVRRGLKDLRDAGLLSFFMLVAAAAISFNPSFLFVFLLFLMLGTSMLMLNHVVTELDQAGQRGTTDPTTRRVFFRGPLTRVSLVAAAITFSLAGGLFFIIPRVGQAALPLRAQVGRMVTGFSDRVDLGSFGDIENDHTVVMRVYLSDERVDPARLPTLRWRGVAFDHFDGITWSGMSAPRRFLRRDVAGDFGVGLPETRTPALRQEIYLEPIGTDALFGAPRVLRMELRAPALVMDDMGGLSTSHAPARLHYLVESEVEPPDRRARAKATLSSAERARYLQLPALSPEVAQLARAIRAGAADPQTAAERISAHLSTSYRYSLALKRQTSRPPLEEFLFVRRSGNCEYFAAALAVMLRSEGIPSRVVAGFQQGEWNPYGRYFMVRLSDAHSWVEAYIDGRGWVTFDPSPRGETTVETLPGSMSLYFDAARMRWYRYVVNWSLRDQVQIAQAVHRGATDFRLGFSLPRHWGNRATLLVVGGVAGLGLLVWFVRRTGPARGRSRAGASMPAFYGRALRLLARRGLFPGASETARQFASRVEAAAPERAEAFSRITEHYERTRFGRAALTESDRQDLTRALAALRARRA, encoded by the coding sequence ATGCCCGCGCTGCTCGCCCTCCGCCTGTTGACATACCTCATGGTGGGCACCGGCGTGGCCGCGCTCTACGGCGCCGGGCTCATCGGTCCGGTGGGGGCGGCGCTGGTGGTGGTCGCGATCCTGGTGGGCTGGGGGCACGAGCAGGCGCGCGAGCGCGGGGCGGTGCGGCCGCTGCTCGGCTGGAGCCTGGTGGCCACCGCGGCGGTGGCGGTCACGGTGGACCTGTTCTATCTCGCCTACTCGCTCCTCGACGGCATGGTCCACCTCCTGCTGTTCCTGATCCTGCTGCGCCTGTTCGTGCGCCGCGGCCTGAAGGACCTCCGCGACGCGGGGCTGCTCTCGTTCTTCATGCTGGTGGCCGCCGCGGCGATCAGCTTCAACCCGAGCTTCCTGTTCGTGTTCTTGCTCTTCCTGATGCTGGGCACCTCGATGCTGATGCTCAATCACGTGGTGACCGAATTGGACCAGGCGGGCCAGCGCGGGACCACCGACCCCACCACCCGCCGCGTATTCTTCCGTGGCCCGCTCACGCGCGTGAGCCTGGTGGCCGCCGCCATCACCTTCTCGCTCGCCGGCGGCCTCTTCTTCATCATCCCGCGCGTCGGCCAGGCCGCGCTGCCCTTGCGCGCGCAGGTCGGGCGCATGGTGACCGGATTCTCGGATCGCGTGGATCTGGGGAGCTTCGGCGACATCGAGAACGACCACACCGTGGTCATGCGCGTCTACCTCAGCGACGAGCGGGTCGATCCCGCCCGGCTGCCCACCCTGCGCTGGCGCGGTGTCGCCTTCGATCACTTCGACGGCATCACGTGGTCGGGCATGTCCGCCCCGCGTCGCTTCCTCCGCCGGGATGTCGCCGGCGACTTCGGCGTCGGCCTGCCCGAGACCCGGACCCCGGCGCTGCGGCAGGAGATCTACCTCGAGCCGATCGGCACGGACGCGCTGTTCGGCGCCCCGCGCGTGCTCCGCATGGAGCTGCGCGCCCCCGCGCTGGTGATGGACGACATGGGGGGCCTGTCGACCTCGCACGCTCCGGCGCGGCTGCACTACCTGGTGGAGTCGGAGGTGGAGCCGCCCGATCGTCGCGCGCGCGCCAAGGCGACGCTGTCCTCGGCGGAGCGGGCGCGCTACCTGCAGCTGCCCGCGCTGTCCCCCGAGGTCGCGCAGCTCGCCCGGGCGATCCGCGCCGGCGCGGCCGATCCGCAGACCGCCGCGGAGCGGATCAGCGCCCATCTCAGCACGAGCTATCGCTACTCCCTCGCGCTGAAGCGACAGACCAGCCGGCCGCCGCTGGAGGAGTTCCTCTTCGTGCGGCGGTCGGGCAACTGCGAGTACTTCGCGGCCGCGCTGGCGGTGATGCTGCGCAGCGAGGGCATTCCGAGCCGCGTGGTGGCGGGCTTCCAGCAGGGGGAGTGGAACCCCTACGGCCGCTACTTCATGGTGCGGCTCAGCGACGCCCACTCGTGGGTCGAGGCCTACATCGACGGGCGCGGCTGGGTGACGTTCGATCCGTCGCCGCGCGGCGAGACCACCGTCGAGACGCTGCCGGGCTCCATGTCGCTCTATTTCGACGCCGCGCGCATGCGCTGGTATCGCTACGTGGTCAACTGGAGCCTGCGCGATCAGGTGCAGATCGCCCAGGCGGTGCATCGGGGCGCGACCGACTTCCGCCTCGGGTTCTCCCTGCCGCGGCACTGGGGGAACCGCGCGACGCTGCTCGTCGTGGGCGGTGTCGCGGGCCTCGGGCTCCTGGTCTGGTTCGTGCGACGTACCGGGCCGGCGCGGGGCCGGAGCCGCGCGGGCGCGAGCATGCCCGCGTTCTACGGGCGCGCGCTCCGGCTACTGGCTCGCCGCGGCCTCTTTCCGGGCGCTTCGGAGACCGCGCGTCAGTTCGCGTCGCGCGTGGAAGCGGCGGCGCCGGAGCGCGCGGAGGCCTTCTCCCGCATCACCGAGCACTACGAGCGCACCCGCTTCGGCCGCGCGGCCCTGACCGAGAGCGACCGGCAGGACCTGACCCGCGCGCTCGCCGCGCTCCGCGCCCGCCGGGCGTGA
- a CDS encoding DUF58 domain-containing protein has protein sequence MKLIWSALLAAIRPLFRPRRTIKPTRDGWWCLLVAVALGVAAINTGNNLLYLLVSALLALVVVSGILSEQAMRGLALTGVVPAEIYAGQPAVFGARIVNRKRALTSYSITVALLAPVAQTIESGRRFVYFRRIEAGVERVATWEETLPRRGHHRLAGVRITTGFPFGLFVKASRPALVDEVLVFPAVRPMSAQTLRDLGEQGDATARRRGRGDDLYDLRNYRSGDDPRFIHWRSSAKAETMMVREPEADTSHDARLVLVGRGRAGSDALEAGLSEAASAAVALVRAGASVALAGPGVHVPLGHGRPHLRRVLAALALYDPAGSPAAGDAPVADTAAALDAGRHRRRLREIRIPLA, from the coding sequence GTGAAGCTGATCTGGTCGGCGCTCCTGGCCGCGATCCGGCCGCTGTTCCGCCCGCGCCGGACCATCAAGCCGACCCGCGACGGCTGGTGGTGCCTCCTGGTCGCGGTGGCGCTGGGCGTGGCCGCCATCAACACCGGCAACAACCTCCTCTACCTGCTGGTCTCGGCCCTGCTCGCCCTCGTGGTGGTCTCGGGCATCCTCTCCGAGCAGGCGATGCGCGGCCTCGCGCTGACCGGCGTCGTGCCCGCCGAGATCTATGCCGGGCAGCCCGCCGTCTTCGGCGCCCGCATCGTCAACCGCAAGCGCGCGCTGACCTCGTACTCGATCACGGTGGCGCTACTCGCGCCGGTGGCGCAGACCATCGAGTCGGGCCGGCGCTTCGTGTACTTCCGCCGCATCGAGGCGGGAGTCGAGCGGGTCGCGACGTGGGAGGAGACACTGCCGCGGCGCGGACACCATCGGCTCGCCGGCGTGCGCATCACCACCGGCTTCCCCTTCGGCCTCTTCGTGAAGGCGAGCCGCCCCGCGCTCGTCGACGAGGTGCTGGTCTTCCCGGCGGTGCGACCGATGTCGGCCCAGACCCTACGTGACCTGGGCGAGCAGGGCGACGCGACGGCGCGCCGTCGGGGCCGCGGCGACGATCTCTACGACCTGCGCAACTACCGCTCGGGCGACGATCCCCGCTTCATCCACTGGCGCAGCAGCGCCAAGGCCGAGACCATGATGGTGCGCGAGCCGGAAGCCGACACGAGCCACGACGCGCGCCTGGTGCTGGTGGGGCGGGGGCGCGCGGGGAGCGACGCGCTCGAGGCCGGTCTGTCCGAGGCCGCGTCCGCCGCGGTGGCCCTCGTCCGCGCCGGTGCCAGCGTGGCGCTGGCGGGGCCGGGCGTGCACGTGCCGCTCGGCCACGGCCGTCCGCACCTGCGCCGCGTGCTCGCCGCGCTCGCTCTCTACGACCCGGCCGGATCGCCGGCCGCAGGCGACGCGCCCGTCGCCGACACGGCCGCCGCGCTCGACGCCGGTCGCCACCGCCGCCGACTCCGCGAGATCCGGATCCCGCTCGCCTGA
- a CDS encoding MoxR family ATPase, translated as MGGSTEIIRRLEDSVGRTLVGKAEVVRLAVIGLVARGHLLIEDVPGVGKTTLAAALARSIGASFQRIQFTSDMLPSDVLGVTVWEPKSAEFVFKPGPLFTNIVLADEINRTTPKTQSALLEAMNEAQVSLDHSTYPLPRPFMVLATQNPREYEGTYPLPESQLDRFLLRIRIGYPGPADEKAVLRGDATPPPAGLAPVVLAEEVLGLQEAAERVRAEESVLDYLVALVTATRRSPLLALGVSPRGSLALLRAARARALADGRDYLLPDDIKDLAVAALAHRVIVKASVAGSAAVGMDAEAAVTAILQDVPVPR; from the coding sequence ATGGGTGGCTCGACGGAGATCATCCGGCGTCTCGAGGACAGCGTCGGCCGGACCCTGGTCGGCAAGGCCGAGGTCGTCCGGCTGGCCGTCATCGGCCTGGTCGCCCGCGGCCACCTGCTCATCGAGGACGTGCCCGGCGTGGGCAAGACCACGCTGGCCGCCGCGCTGGCCCGGTCCATCGGCGCCTCGTTCCAGCGCATCCAGTTCACCTCCGACATGCTGCCCTCCGACGTGCTGGGCGTCACGGTGTGGGAGCCCAAGAGCGCGGAGTTCGTCTTCAAGCCGGGGCCGCTCTTCACGAACATCGTGCTCGCCGACGAGATCAACCGCACGACGCCCAAGACGCAGTCGGCCCTGCTCGAGGCCATGAACGAGGCGCAGGTCTCGCTCGACCACTCGACGTATCCGCTGCCGCGCCCCTTCATGGTGCTGGCCACCCAGAACCCGCGCGAGTACGAGGGCACGTATCCGCTGCCGGAGTCGCAGCTGGACCGGTTCCTGCTGCGCATCCGCATCGGCTACCCGGGCCCCGCCGACGAGAAGGCGGTGCTGCGCGGCGACGCCACGCCGCCGCCCGCCGGGCTCGCCCCGGTGGTGCTGGCCGAGGAGGTGCTGGGCCTGCAGGAGGCCGCCGAGCGGGTGCGGGCCGAGGAGTCGGTGCTCGACTACCTGGTGGCGCTGGTCACCGCCACGCGCCGCTCGCCGCTCCTCGCCCTGGGCGTGAGCCCGCGCGGCTCGCTCGCGCTGCTGCGCGCGGCGCGGGCCCGGGCGCTCGCCGACGGCCGCGACTACCTGCTGCCCGACGACATCAAGGACCTCGCGGTGGCCGCGCTCGCCCACCGGGTGATCGTGAAGGCTTCGGTGGCCGGCTCGGCCGCCGTCGGCATGGACGCCGAGGCGGCGGTCACGGCCATTCTCCAGGACGTGCCCGTCCCGCGGTAA
- a CDS encoding polysaccharide deacetylase, with protein MALEPPAPPRWPNDARTACAFTFDLDAETLWMARGVSEPVALSQGRFGPVEALPRILALLRTHEIRASFFIPAWVAEHYPDAVRAIADGGHEIGCHGDEHERVSDLPPDREEAILVRSVEVLTRLGKTRPVGYRAPAWQLSAATVALLVKHGFAYSSNMMDRLSPYLHDAVGGRRIVEIPVSWVLDDAPYFMFTGQRSMQPPGPVLQGWLTEFEGIAEARGMTNFTFHPQIIGRPSRLACLRELMDHVRHTPRVWIASLAEIAAHYRATMERGASAAGYAKSV; from the coding sequence ATGGCCCTCGAGCCGCCCGCGCCGCCCCGCTGGCCCAACGACGCGCGCACCGCCTGCGCGTTCACCTTCGATCTCGACGCCGAGACGCTGTGGATGGCGCGCGGAGTCAGCGAGCCGGTGGCCCTGTCGCAGGGCCGCTTCGGCCCGGTGGAGGCGTTGCCCCGCATCCTCGCGCTGCTGCGCACGCACGAGATCCGCGCGTCGTTCTTCATCCCGGCCTGGGTGGCCGAGCACTATCCGGACGCGGTGCGCGCCATCGCCGACGGGGGCCACGAGATCGGCTGCCACGGCGACGAGCACGAGCGGGTGAGCGATCTGCCGCCCGACCGCGAGGAGGCCATCCTCGTCCGCAGCGTCGAGGTGCTCACCCGCCTGGGCAAGACGCGGCCCGTCGGCTATCGCGCGCCGGCCTGGCAGCTGTCCGCGGCCACCGTGGCCCTGCTGGTCAAGCACGGCTTCGCCTACTCGTCGAACATGATGGATCGGCTCTCCCCGTACCTGCACGACGCGGTGGGGGGCCGCCGGATCGTGGAGATCCCGGTCTCGTGGGTCCTCGACGACGCGCCGTACTTCATGTTCACCGGGCAGCGGTCGATGCAGCCGCCCGGACCGGTGCTGCAGGGCTGGCTCACCGAGTTCGAGGGCATCGCGGAGGCGCGCGGAATGACGAACTTCACGTTCCATCCTCAGATCATCGGGCGGCCGTCGCGACTGGCCTGCCTGCGCGAGCTGATGGACCACGTGCGCCACACCCCGCGGGTGTGGATCGCCTCGCTCGCCGAGATCGCGGCCCACTACCGCGCCACGATGGAGCGTGGCGCGAGCGCGGCGGGCTACGCTAAGAGCGTGTGA